The DNA window ACCTGGGCCTCCGCGCGTCCGTTGAAGACAGGTTGGAGGCTGCCGCCAGGAGAGCTCGGCGTCGTGCCGAGCAGCACGGGCGCCATGCGCGGCGTGCCTCCGCCTCCGCCATACGGGTACTCCACCGTGGGGCTGCAATAGGAGGCATTGCCCACGGAGTCATAGGCTCGCACCGAGTACGTCGCGCCGGGCGTGGTGGGAACGCGGATGGGGACCTCGCAGTAGGCGCTCTGGCCCACGACGGTGTTGGCCACCTCGCGGCCGGTGCAGCCCGGGCCCTGGTACACGCGCACCGTGGCGCCCGACTCCATGGACATCGTGAGGTCGCGCGTCGTCTCCGAACCGGCCTGGGCCCAGGTGGGCGAGGGCGTCTCGGGAGGCGTGCGGTCGACGAGCAGCGTGTTGCCCTGGCGCGTGTTGTTGCCTTCGTCGCTCTCGTTGACGAGGCCATCCGGGTCCACGCGTGCATTCAGGAAGTAGCGGCCCTCGGGAGTCGCCTGCGCGTTGATGAACGCGGAGACCTCCTTGCACTCCCGCGCGCGCAGCGACAGCCGGGTGCTGGTGGCCAGGAGGAGCTGGCTCGCGCTGGAGGAAGGGGAGGTGAGGAAGAAGGCCGCCTCGGTGGTGCCGGAGGCGACGCCGTCATTGCAGAGGCGCGCCTGGACCTGCTGCTCACCGGCGCCAAGGACTGAAGGACCCGACAGGAACTCCACCCGGAAGTCCGGGGGGCCCGACTGGGGCTCGGGTTCCGTGGGTCGAGGCCGAGGGGACTGACCGGGGTCATCATCCTCATCCCAGTCGGGGTCATCTCCAGGACCGCGCTCCACGATGCAGCCCGCGAGAGTTCCCGCGAGCGCGATTGCCCACCACCGCCGCGCGTGCATGTGTGACGTGCCTCCAGGGGGAGCCAGGGGGTCCGGCCGTGCTGACGAGGTGGCTCCACCACCGTGCCCCTGGACGGAGGGCCTGGGTCTTTATTCACGGAGAGATGATGGAAGGGCACGACGCCGCGGGCCGGGTAGATTGGGCCCCATGGCTGGCTCTCCCCGTGTGCTCCTTCTCGCTGAACGCTTCCCGCCCGATATCGGAGGACTCGCCCGCAGCGGGGCGCGGACCGCCGGGGCGCTGGCGAGGATGGGCGCGCGAGTGGATGTGCTCGCGTGGACGCGCTCGGCGGCCCCGGGGGCGTTGAGCACGTCGGAGGACGCGGGCGGGGTGACGCTGCACCGGCTGGGGCTGTTCGGAAGCACGGACCTGTCCATGCAGCACACGTTGGATGTGCTGGGGCATCTGCACTCCAAGCGGCGCTACGAGCTGGTGTGGGGGCACTACCTGTCGCCGCCGGGGTTCCTCGCCGTCGTGTTCGCGGCCTCGGTGGGGATTGCGTCCACGGTGAGTGCTCGAGGCAATGACGTGGACCAGCAGATGTTCCCACCCGGGGACTTCGCGCGGCTGTTGTGGACGCTCCAGCGCGCGGATGTGCTCACCGCGGCCTCCGCCGACCTGGGTCGCAAGATGAGCCTGCTGCTCGGAAAGGACGCACGCGTCGAGGTCATCCCCAACGCCGTCGACGCCCAGGTGTTCTCACCGGGGCCGGCGGACCCGGCGCTGCGCGAGCGACTGGGCATTGCGCCGGACGAGGTGGTGCTGGGGTTCTCCGGAGAACTGCGTCACAAGAAGGGCCTGCCGTTCCTGCTGTCCGCGCTCTCGGAGGTGCGGCGTGTGCGGCCCGCGTGCCTGCTCGTCATCGGCGAGGTGCGCCCTCGCGACGCGGAGCACCTGGTCGCCTTTCGCGCCGAGCACCCCGAGGATGGCGCTCGCATCGTCGTCTCGGGAGCCCTCGCGACGACGGAGGACATCGCCGCGCACCTGCGGCTGTGCGACGTGTATCTCCAGCCGTCGCTGTGGGAGGGCATGCCGAACGCGCTGCTGGAGGCGATGGCGTGTGCCCGGCCTGTCATCGCCAGCGACGCGGGCGGCATCCCCGAGGCGGTGGACACACAGCACAACGGCTTCCTCGTGCCGAAGGCCCTGCTGAACCACCTGGGGCAGGCGTGCCTGGATGTGTTGTCGATGTCCGAGGCACGGCGCGCCGCGATGGGTGCGGCCGCGCGTCAGCGCATCCTGGAGCGCTTCGTGGCGGACAACGAAGCGGAGGCCTTGCGTCGCGTGCTCACGCGCGCGGTTCCCCGGCCCGCTCCTTCGCCGGGTTGAGCAGCGGCGCTGTCACGAGAGGCTTCCGGGTCAGCCCCAGCTCTTCGTAGGCGCTCACGAGCGCCTCGCGAGCGCGGTGCCAGGAGAAGTCCCGCTCCACTCGCGCGCGGGCCTTCGTGCTGAGCGACGGACCCAGGTCCGGATTCGCTCGCAGCGTCTTCACCGCCTCCGCGATGGCCTTCGGTGAGCCGGGCCGCACGAGGAACACCTCGTCGGGAGATGCCAGCGTGCGCACCACGGGGAGGTTCGACGCGATGACGGGGGTGCCCGAGGCCATCGCCTCCAGCAGCTTCAACGGGCAACAGCCCTGCACGCAGTTCCGGTCGTTCGCGGGCAGCGGCACCAGCACCGCGTCACAGTCGTGATGCAGCGCCGCCAGCGCGTCCTGCGGCAGGGGCTCACGCAGCTCCACCGCGCCCTCGAGCAGCAGGTCTCCGCAGCGGTCCAGCAGCACCTTCCGCTGGTGCTTGCGCAGCGGGCCCACCAGCGTCAGCACCGCGGGCAGCTCCGCGCGCAACAGCCGCAACGCCTCGATGGCGTGGTGGACGCCCTGCCACGACGTCATCGTCCCGCTGTAGAGCAGGCGCACGGGCCGCTCCGGTGCCCACGCGCGTGGTGGGGCATGCCGGAACACCTCCAGCTCCACGCCATTCGGAATCACCCGCACCCGCGAGGGCTCCGCGCCGCGCTTCACCAGGTACTCCGCCGTCACCTCGCTGGGCGTGACGAGGAGGTCCGCGCGGGAGATGCATGCGTCCTCCTGCGCCACCAGCTTGAGCATCAGCTCCGCGTCGTCCGCGACATCCGGGTGGTGATACTTCAGCTCGATGGACGGCAGCCCGTTCACCTCGAACACCAGCTTGTTCGTCAGGGCTTCCTTGCGGCGAGCCACCGGGTAGCCCTCGAAGATGGAGCGGACGTGGACGACGGAGGCCCGGGGCTTGTTCCTCCACCATGCCGCCAGGTTCGTCCGGAAGGAGAGCGCCTGAGCCACCAGGTCACGGCCCCTGGCCTCCATCGGGTGGTACGTCACTCCCTCCACCAGTGGATACGGGGCCGCGCTCGCGGTGGCTCCATCGCGCAGCGCCAGCAGGTCCACCCCTCCAAAGGCCGCGCCCAGGGCTTCGACGAAGGCCCGGATGTGCACGGCTGCTCCCTTGGGTGAGGGGAAGCGGTCGAACGAGGCGTAGACGATGCCGGACGCGGAAGCCACGCCGCCGTGCTATCGCGGCCCCTGGCCCGGTGCAAACGACGAGGTTTGCCCCTCACCACGCTGGCTCATACACTCGGCGCTTCTTTTGTGGCTCCGAGGGGGAGCACTCCACCATGCCCTTCGACATCAACCGCTTTCGCGCGGAGAAGCACTATCGCAACACCGCGCCCGTGGCCGAGTTGATGGGGGACCTGGGCTTCCTCGCCCGCTTCGACACGGAGATCGAGGCGCTGCGGAACAAGTGGCGCGGGCGGGCCTCCGTCGCGAGCTGGGTCTGTGGCCTGTTGTTCGTCGTGTTGCTCATCATCGGCTTCGCGCGCTCCGGCGACGAGGAGTCGGGCGGGATGGAGAAGCAGTGGGCCGGGTGGGGCATCACCCTGGTCCTCGCGGTGGGCCTGCACCTGCGCGCCAACAAGTACTCACGGCAGGACCTGGAGAACCGACGCTACAGCCTGCTCACCCAGTTGCTGCTCCGGCTGCGCCGGGACATCGAGCCGGAGGAGCCCGTGACGCTGGAGCTGGACTTCCGCGCCGTGGACCACCCCGACAAGTGGACGGAGAAGGGCCGGGCGGGCCGGTGGACCACGAATGAGTTCGAGGACCCATGGATGTCGCTCCACGTGCGCCTGCGGGACGGCACCCACCTGCGGCTGTCCATGGAGGAGTGGCTCCAGAAGCGCACGCGCACGAAGGTCAACGCCCGGGGCAAGCACAAGACCAAGCAGAAGCAGAAGAGCGCGACGTTCCTCCAGGCGCAGCTTCGCGTGAAGCCGGAGCGTCACCCGGACCTGGCCTCGCTGCGGGACACGGCGCGCCAGTCGGTGCGGTTGCCGCCGAAGGTGCTGCTCTCGAAGCTGGAGGTCTCCGAGGACCGGCTCAGCCTCCGCGCCCGGATGGACTCCGACTGGGTGGCGGTTCCCGTCGACTCGGCGCCCGCGCCAGATGCGACGCGGACATGTCTCATGATGCTGTTGAGCCTCTACCAGGTGCTCAATCACTCCCACGCCCGGCAAGGCAAGAAGCTCTCCGCGAGGGCCTCCCCATGATGCGTTTCGTGTTGGCGCTGTCCGTGTTGCTCGCGTGGGGGTGCTCGCGCCCCTCGGGCTCCGAGGCTCCCGCGACTCAAGCCCAGTCCGCCTCCGCCTCTTCGGCGGAGGACCCCGTCCCGCTGCCGGGCAAGCTCAAGTTCAAGGACGCGGACGACCGCGAGCGCTTCTCCCTCAAGCCGAAGGACGATGGCGCCAAGCTGGTGGATGGTGAGGACCGGGAGTTGGCGCGCCTCAAGTGGAAGGGCGCCTCCCTCAAGGTCTCCAGCCCGGAGGACGTCGCGCTCGGCTACGTCCTGGGCTCCGCCGGTGGTGCCTTCATCGTGCGCGATGGAGCGCAGACGCAGGTGCTCTACACCCTCGCGCGGCAAGGGCCGGGCTGGAAGCTCACCGGCGCGAAGGGCGAGCTGCTCTACACCGTGTCGCAGGACGACGACGGCGCGCGCGTCCAGGATGCCTCCGGCGCCGAGGTGGCCCGCGTGAAGGTGCGCGAGGGCAAGGTGTCCCTCAAGGACCCCAGCGGCAAGACGTTGCTCGCCACCAAGTCCCTGGTGAGCGCGGACGCCGCCGCGTGTCTGGCTTTCGAGAAGATGGACCTCTCCTTCCGCGTCGCGCTGCTGCATCAACTCCAGACGCCCTCCGGGTCCTCTCCATGAGCCCCTTCTCCGCCGACGGCTGCGAAGTCAGCTCGGGCTTCCTGTTCTCCCGCCCGTGTGGACTGCCCACCAGCACGCTGTGCCCGCGTTGTGGGCAGCGCGCCTGTGCCGCGCACATGACGACCCTGGACGGCGCGCTCGTGTGCTCGACCTGCGGCGGCCTGGGGGCCGGCGACTCCGAGGACGAGGGCGACGAGGACGCGAGCACCTACTACCAGGACTACGGCTACTACGGCTCGGGCTCCTCGTGGGGACGGGGCACCTCGAGGGACCCGCATGACTTCACCGAGGCCGACGGCGAGAGCCTGCGGCGCGAGGAAGACGCGGCCTTCGAGGAGGACCTGGGCGGAAGCTGATGCGAGGCACCCGGTGGCTCATCTACGCGTTGGGCGGAGGCATGGGGCACTTCACCCGTGCCTGCGGCCTGGCGCGCATGGCCGCGCGGCGCGGGCATCGCGTCACGGTGATGACCAACAGCGCCTTCGCTCCGGACGTGCCGCTGGAAGAGGTGCTGGGGCCGGGCGCCTTCGTCCACCGCATCAACCCCGAGCTGTCCAAGTCCGCCGTGCGCGAGACAGTGGAGTGTGTGCTCGAGGGTGTTCGCCCGGAGGTCCTCGTGGTGGACACCTTCCCTCGGGGACTCGTGGGCGAGCTCGCGCCGATGTTGCCCGGGTTGCGCATGGCCAAGGTGCTGGTGCACCGCGACCTGAACCCCGCCTACGTCGCGAAGTTCAACATCGCCGAGGCGGTGGAGGACTTCGACCTGCTGCTCGTCCCGGGGGAAGACGCGCCCTTCGCGCAGCACCCGCGCGCGCTGCGCACCGCGCCGTGGCTCTTGCTGGAGCAGGAGGAGTGGTTGAGCCGCGCCCGGGCGCGTGAGCGGTTGGGCGTCTCTCCGGAGGACACCCGGCCGCTGGTGGCCGTCATGGGCAGTGGCAACGAGCTGGAGGTGCGCGAGGCGGGCGACATCGCCGCGCGGCTTCAGTCCGAGCTGGGAGCTCGCGCGCCGGTGCGGTGGCTGGCGCCTCCGGGGCCTTGGTTCGACGCGAAGGGGAAGTCCTCGCGGAACACGGTGCGAGGCGCGCCCCAGCCGCTGTGCGTCTGGCCCGCGTTGGCGGTGATGCCTGGGGTGGATGTGCTGGTGGGGGCGGGGGGCTACAACACCGTGCAGGAGGCCCGGGTGACGGGCACTCCGCTGGTGGCCCTCGCGAGAGCCCGGCGGTACGACAGGCAGGCGGTGCGGCTTCGTCCGGAGGAGCTGGCCCGCACCGGCGCGGAGCTGGTGGAGCGCGCGGTGGCGCGGGTGATGCCTCGCCCGGAGCAGACCGCTTCGGGCTACACCTCCGGGGCCCGGGACGCGGTGGCGCTCATCGAGCGCACCTTGCTCAGTGCTTGAGGTCCTTGTGCGGCGCGGGGTCGATGCCGTGCGCCATGATGAAGTGATAGAGCACCTGCGGGTCTTCCTTGGGGCCGCCCATCAGCTCCACGAGGAAGTGGCCCTGCGCGCCTGAGTCCGGGTCCTGCGCCACGGTGACTTCGGTGACCTCGCGGCCCGCCATCACCATCTCACCCACGAGCGCCTTGCCCTTGAGCACCTGGACGATGTGCTGGCGTTCCTCTTCCATCATCAGCCAGTGGAAGTCGTCGTGGTCGTACAGCATCGCGTCGACGGAGCCACAGCGAAGGATGCATTGGGTGTGTTCCTGGAGCCAGCGCCAGAAACCGTCGAACTTCAGGGTGCGTACCGGCTGGGGGAGTATGTCCATGGTGACCTCTCTCGCGCGGCCAGGGGGGCTCATGCTCGCCCGCCACGTCGGACCTCCCTAGCACGATTGCCTGCCTCCGGCGCTGATGCCGTGTGGAGAACTTTCAGCCTCGCCCGGTTGCTGTCCACTCCGTGAATCCCCGACGCCCTGGCCTTGTTGCTCCAGTCAGGTAGGGGGTGACGTCCACACCGTCCCGGGCGTCAGGGAGGCCCCCTGCCATGAGATTCCCTGTCCTCCGCTGGGAGGTGACATGAGCCTGCGTGCCTGGCTTGCCGCCACCTTGGGTGGCCTGGCCCTGTTGACGTTCATCGCCGCCACCGCGCTCATCGTCCTGACGAACGCGCAGAACCGTTCGGCGAACACGCTGGGCAACTCGGTGGAGGGGCTCCATCTGGCGGAGGAGCTGGAGATTGACCTGCTCATCCACTTCCGCTTGAGCGGCGTCGCGGGGACCGTGGATACGTCCACATCGCAGTTCGTGCGCGGGCGGACGCTCCAGGGCGTCGAGGCCTCCTTCCCTCAGTTGCTGAACGGGCTGCGCCAGAACGCCACCAGCGAGGCGGAGCGGTCGCTCATCCGAGAGGTGGACACGTCCTTCAATCGCTACCTGGCCGCACAGCGCGCGGCCGCCCGTCTGCCCTTGTCGCAGCGGATGTCACGGTCCATTCCCTCGCTCGACTCGGCGTTGGATTCGCTGGAGCGGTTGGTCCAGTTCAACGTGGACGAGGCCCGCGAGGCGCGCGAGGCGTCCTCGGACCTCAACCGCATGGGCAACGTCGTGGGCCTCGTGCTCTGCGGGCTTCTGCTGGTGTCGCTGGTCGCGAGCACGTTGCTGCTGCGGAGCATCGCCTTGCAGCCCTTGAAGGACATCAGCCAGGCCATGCGCCGCTTCGGCGTGGGCAGGAAGCGCACGCGGGCTCCGGTGGCCGGGCCCACGGAGCTGCGCGACATGGCGCGCACGTTCAACGAGATGGCCAATGGGCTGACGCACCAGCAGGAGCAGCAGCTCGCCTTCCTCGCGGGCGTGGCGCATGAGCTGCGCAATCCGCTGTCGGCGCTGAAGCTGTCCACGGCGCTCTCCGAGCGCAGCCGCACGCAGCTCACGCCGGAGCGCATGGAGCGAACGCTCGCGCTGGTGGGGCGGCAGGTGGAGCGGTTGGACCGGATGGTGGGGGACCTGCTCGACGCCACGCGCATCGAGGCCGGCAAGCTGGAGCTTCGCCCGGAGGTGTGTGATGCGCGCGTGCTGGCGCGGGACGTGGTGGAGCTGTATCGCTCCAGCGACAGCGGGCACTCGCTCCAACTCGAGGTCCCCGAGGTGCCCGTGCCCGTGCGCGTGGACCCGGACCGGCTGGAGCAGGTGCTGACGAACCTGGTCAGCAACGCGCTGAAGTACTCGCCCGCCGGCAGCCGCGTGGACGTCATCGTGCGCAGCGACGAGTCCCGGGTCTGGATGTCGGTGAGGGACCAGGGCATCGGCCTCAGTGAGGACGAGAAGCGCCTGCTCTATGCGCCCTTCCAGCGGCTGGGCACGACGAGCAGCAAGCGCGTGCCGGGCGTGGGCCTGGGGCTGACGGTCGCCCGCCGCATCGTGGAGGCGCATGGCGGGGATATCGAGGTGGAGAGCTCACCGGGGGTGGGTTCCACCTTCAGCGTTCGCCTGGCGCTGGCGGCGACGATGGAGGTTCAGGAGGGGGCTTCCGTGTCTCCGGACTCGTTGCATTAGCGTCAGGGGTCGACGGAAGCGTTGCGTGCCGTGCCTGGGTCGTGGAGTCTGCGTGCGCCTGGAAGGGGCCGGCAGTACCTTCCACGTCACATGCCAGGAGCTGTACGGAACATGAAGACCTCGCGTCGAGTCGCGCCGCTCGCCATCCTGCTGTCCCTGGGAGGGCTGGGCGCATGTGCCTCCCGCCAGACGGTGGCCGAGCCACGCGCCGGGGAGCCCGCGTCCTCCGCGCCCGTGGCTGTCATGCAGTCCACGGAAGGGGGCTTCTCCGTCGCGCTGCCGGAGCCGGTGAGCAAGGAGAGCCGCGCGCAGGTCACGGATGTGGGCGAGGTGACACTGCACACCTTCGTCGCCGTCCGTCCGGAGTCGGACACGGCTTATTACATCTCGTACACGGACTTTCCTCCGGCGGTCATGGTGCAGGCGAAGCCGGGCGATGTGGTCTCCCGCGCGAGCATGGGGGCGCTGGAGTCGTTGGGCGCGACGGGGCTCTCCTCGCGTCCGCTGTCGCTGGAGGGGTTCCCGGGCTGGGAGGTGGAGGGAATCGCCGGAGCGCGCCGGCTGAAGGGGCGCTTCTACCTGGTGGGCCCTCGGCTCTATCAGCAGCTCCTGCTGCATCCCGAGGGCAAGCCGCCCCAGGACGCGGAG is part of the Myxococcus landrumus genome and encodes:
- a CDS encoding HAMP domain-containing sensor histidine kinase, producing the protein MSLRAWLAATLGGLALLTFIAATALIVLTNAQNRSANTLGNSVEGLHLAEELEIDLLIHFRLSGVAGTVDTSTSQFVRGRTLQGVEASFPQLLNGLRQNATSEAERSLIREVDTSFNRYLAAQRAAARLPLSQRMSRSIPSLDSALDSLERLVQFNVDEAREAREASSDLNRMGNVVGLVLCGLLLVSLVASTLLLRSIALQPLKDISQAMRRFGVGRKRTRAPVAGPTELRDMARTFNEMANGLTHQQEQQLAFLAGVAHELRNPLSALKLSTALSERSRTQLTPERMERTLALVGRQVERLDRMVGDLLDATRIEAGKLELRPEVCDARVLARDVVELYRSSDSGHSLQLEVPEVPVPVRVDPDRLEQVLTNLVSNALKYSPAGSRVDVIVRSDESRVWMSVRDQGIGLSEDEKRLLYAPFQRLGTTSSKRVPGVGLGLTVARRIVEAHGGDIEVESSPGVGSTFSVRLALAATMEVQEGASVSPDSLH
- a CDS encoding glycosyltransferase family 4 protein, whose protein sequence is MASASGIVYASFDRFPSPKGAAVHIRAFVEALGAAFGGVDLLALRDGATASAAPYPLVEGVTYHPMEARGRDLVAQALSFRTNLAAWWRNKPRASVVHVRSIFEGYPVARRKEALTNKLVFEVNGLPSIELKYHHPDVADDAELMLKLVAQEDACISRADLLVTPSEVTAEYLVKRGAEPSRVRVIPNGVELEVFRHAPPRAWAPERPVRLLYSGTMTSWQGVHHAIEALRLLRAELPAVLTLVGPLRKHQRKVLLDRCGDLLLEGAVELREPLPQDALAALHHDCDAVLVPLPANDRNCVQGCCPLKLLEAMASGTPVIASNLPVVRTLASPDEVFLVRPGSPKAIAEAVKTLRANPDLGPSLSTKARARVERDFSWHRAREALVSAYEELGLTRKPLVTAPLLNPAKERAGEPRA
- a CDS encoding serine/threonine protein kinase, with the translated sequence MDILPQPVRTLKFDGFWRWLQEHTQCILRCGSVDAMLYDHDDFHWLMMEEERQHIVQVLKGKALVGEMVMAGREVTEVTVAQDPDSGAQGHFLVELMGGPKEDPQVLYHFIMAHGIDPAPHKDLKH
- a CDS encoding glycosyltransferase is translated as MAGSPRVLLLAERFPPDIGGLARSGARTAGALARMGARVDVLAWTRSAAPGALSTSEDAGGVTLHRLGLFGSTDLSMQHTLDVLGHLHSKRRYELVWGHYLSPPGFLAVVFAASVGIASTVSARGNDVDQQMFPPGDFARLLWTLQRADVLTAASADLGRKMSLLLGKDARVEVIPNAVDAQVFSPGPADPALRERLGIAPDEVVLGFSGELRHKKGLPFLLSALSEVRRVRPACLLVIGEVRPRDAEHLVAFRAEHPEDGARIVVSGALATTEDIAAHLRLCDVYLQPSLWEGMPNALLEAMACARPVIASDAGGIPEAVDTQHNGFLVPKALLNHLGQACLDVLSMSEARRAAMGAAARQRILERFVADNEAEALRRVLTRAVPRPAPSPG